One window from the genome of Rhinolophus ferrumequinum isolate MPI-CBG mRhiFer1 chromosome 10, mRhiFer1_v1.p, whole genome shotgun sequence encodes:
- the LOC117028170 gene encoding 60S ribosomal protein L26-like has protein sequence MSVLYLKNIYSLFPFAAIAEAPAAKMKFNPFVTSDRSKNRERHFNAPSHIRRKIMSSPLSKELRQKYNVRSMPIRKDDEVQVVRGHYKGQQIGKVVQVYRKKYVIYIERVQREKANGTTVHVGIHPSKVVITRLKLDKDRKKILERKAKSRQVGKEKGKYKEETIEKMQE, from the coding sequence atgtctgttttatatttaaaaaatatttatagtctcTTCCCTTTTGCGGCCATCGCTGAAGCGCCAGCGGCCAAAATGAAGTTCAACCCCTTTGTGACTTCTGACCGGAGCAAGAACCGTGAAAGACATTTCAATGCACCTTCCCACATTCGCAGGAAGATTATGTCTTCACCTCTTTCCAAAGAGCTGAGACAGAAGTACAATGTTCGATCCATGCCCATCCGAAAGGATGATGAAGTTCAGGTTGTCCGAGGACACTACAAAGGGCAGCAAATTGGCAAAGTAGTCCAGGTTTACAGAAAGAAGTATGTCATCTACATTGAACGAGTGCAGCGGGAGAAGGCTAATGGCACGACAGTTCATGTGGGCATTCACCCCAGCAAGGTGGTTATCACTAGACTAAAGCTGGACAAAGACCGCAAAAAGATCCTTGAACGGAAAGCCAAATCTCGccaagtaggaaaggaaaagggcaaatataaggaagaaacaatTGAGAAGATGCAGGAATAA